The nucleotide window ACATATGCTGTGATAATTTTTTGGTTTGCACGTACTAAAGCTTCTGAACTTACAGCTTTACCAAATGCTCCTCTCATACCACTTTGTACCCTATCTGCACCTGCACCGGTAGCCATTGGGTTTTCACGTACTATGTGGTGTGGGTATGTTCTTATTTTTAATCTGTATCCCATTTTACCTGTGGTTCTTTGTAAGTATCTGTTTGCTGCAATCCTTGCTGCTTCTAAAGAATTGTGTGATAAGTGGGTGTGTTCTTTAACTTCTAATGTTACTTGTAATGGGAAGTCTTCTGATAAATTTCCCATATCATATTGTACAATTTTTGATGCTGGTATTTTTCTAATATAATCTTTTCTTGTGTATGGTCTTACCATTATTTTATCCTCCGTATATAAATAATAAAATCATTTTTTTTTATTATAAATTAAATGTGAAAAAAACCAATAAAATAATTCCATCTATAAATTATAATTCAAACTATGTATTAGCTTTTTTTATAATTTAAGTAGGTTTTTATGGGAAAAAAATCTTAATATTAATTTTTTTTATCCTTATATTAAAAAGTATGATTCCTATATCTGAAAATCATTATAAAGACTTATTTTTTAGATATTATATCTTAATCTTTTGATTTTCAATATATTCTCAAAAAAATTTTATTTATATAATAATTTCTTTATTTATAT belongs to Methanosphaera cuniculi and includes:
- the rplJ gene encoding 50S ribosomal protein L16; translation: MVRPYTRKDYIRKIPASKIVQYDMGNLSEDFPLQVTLEVKEHTHLSHNSLEAARIAANRYLQRTTGKMGYRLKIRTYPHHIVRENPMATGAGADRVQSGMRGAFGKAVSSEALVRANQKIITAYVNAKDFEKAKVALNRAGMKLPVSCRIVVDKGADLVQF